Within Corynebacterium jeddahense, the genomic segment AGGTTGCCTCCACGGCTTCTGGCAGGCCTTTGAGCCCGTCGCAGCAGACAATGAACACGTCCTGGACACCGCGGTTGGCCAGATCTGCGCAGACTGATGCCCAAAATGCGGCACCTTCATTGTCAGCGATCCACAATCCCAAGATGTGCTTGATGCCGTCGATGTCCACACCGACAGCCATATAGCAGGCCTTATTGACCACGCGGTGGCCGTCACGGATTTTCACGCGTAGCGCGTCGAGGAAGATCACTGGGTAAAACTCGTCGAGCTGGCGGTTTTGCCAGATCATGACCTCGTCTAAGACCGCATCAGTAATGGTGCTGATCGTATCTGGGCTCATATCCACCCCCAGAGTGGTGGCAAGGTGGTGCTGAATATCTCGCACCGTCATCCCGCCGGCGTACAGCGAGATGATCATGTCGTCGAGCTCTGTGAGCCGACGGGAGCCTTTGGGCACCATCTGCGGGCGAAACGTTCCCGCACGATCCCTCGGCATGGTCACTTCGATTGGGCCGTAGCCGGAATCGACGGTCTTGGTGTACGACCCGTTGCGGTGATTGCTGCCCCGCCCGGTTTCCACCTGGGCTTTCGCTTTGCGGTCGGAGTGGCTATAGCCCAAATGGGCATCCATCTCCGCCTGCAGGCCGGCGTTGATCGACGCCTGTAAAAGCCCCTTGACCAGCTCGCTGGCGTCGTCGGTGGAGGTGGACAGCTCCCCGATGAGCCTTGCGAGCTCGGGGTTATCCATCAGCTTCTCGCTAATCGCATTGACCCTCGCCGGGTCATGGCTTTTCTTCGGTGACACCGTAGTCATTATCGGTGAAACTCCTTCAGATCAGAGCCTCACACACAAACTTCCTGACACCCTCCGGTCCCGCGGAAAGCGCGACAAAAGGGCCACATCTAACCCTCCGACACGCCGATAGCAGACACACTTTTTGCTACTTAACCCTCAGGCGCTAGTCATCGCCACCATCTCGATCGCCTTCCCGGCAAGGCTGTTGCTGTTGCTGCTGTTGTTGTCTCCGCCGTGCCGTGGCGCGACGCAGCGCATCGAGTCGCCGCTGGTTCTCGCCGACAGTACGCAGCAGCCGATCGCGTTGACCGCCTACCGGTTTAACCAGTCGGGTGCGAGGCTTCGCGTATGCGGCGTGGTCGAGGGCGAGCGCATCATCGTCAGCGAGCAAATGCTCGAAGTACTCAGCGTCAGTACCGTCAAACTCCGAACGCTGGAATTGCCGAAATTCATCGTCCATAACGCGCTGTTCGAGGAAATCAAAAGGTTGCGTCCCTTAGTGTGGTGTAACGCTTGCTGGTGGTGGGCCCTTGAAAATAGTGGGGCGGCCATCGTCAGTAACCTTTCGACTCAACTACCACATCTCACCGAAAGGCACATGACGATGACCGCTGCACCGCATTCTATCGACCCGACAACCTATCTGGATGAACTGCTGGCCCAAGCCTCGCCGGATCTGATGCGCCAGATGCTGCAAGGGTTTATCAACCAGATCCTCTCCGCCCAGGCCGACACCGTCTGCGGCGCCGAATACGGCGTCTCTTCTGAACAGCGGGTCTCCCGGCCATTTCCCATGCGGATGCTTCACTCCCCAACCACCTGGGCGTTTAATCCCCTGAGCCGATGGCCGTGGCCCCCTCCGAGGTACGCACGGGCACGGAATAGCCGTTGCCATGTACGCGTTGAGGAGCGCATGACCTCACTTTTTGATTCCCTCGACGTGGGTCGAATGACCCTGCCAAACCGCATCATCATGGCTCCGCTGACGCGCTCGCGCGCGGGGCGCGACGGCGTGCCTACTTCGCTGCACGAGACCTACTACACGCAGCGCGCCTCCTTTGGGCTCATCGTCACCGAAGGCGTCTTCCCCACGGTCAGCCGTCGGACTTTTCCGGGCCAGCCCGGCATCGACACCGCTGAGCAGATCGCAGGGTGGCGCCGCGTCGCCGACGCCGTCCACGAGGCCGACGGGCACATCTTCATGCAGGTGATGAACGGCGGACGACTCTCCCACGCCAGCCTGCAGGAGGGCACGGAGCCGGTCGCGCCGTCCGCAATAGCCTCCGGCACTGCGGTTCGAGACTTCGAGTCCCGCAAGGACTGCCCAATCCCCCGCGCGTTGGACACCGCTGAGCTGCCGGGCATCGTCGACGAGTTCCGCCACGCCGCACGAAACGCCATCGACGCCGGCATGGACGGCGTGGAGATCCACGGCGCCAACGGCTACCTGCTGCACCAGTTCCTCTCGCCGAATTCCAACTTGCGCGAGGACGCCTACGGCGGATCCCCGGAGAACCGGTTCCGGCTCGTCGAGGAGATCCTGCGCGCGGTGTCGAATGAAATCGGGGCTGACCGGGTGGCTATCCGCTTGTCGCCGCAGAACAACATTCAGGGCATCGAAGAGCTGGATGAGGCCGACGTGCTGGCCACCTACGGCGGGCTTCTGCGCGCCACCGCTGACCTCGGCCTCGCCTACGTCTCAATCATGCACGCGGATCCCGCAGGTGAGCTGGTGGCCGAACTGATCGCGCGTGCCCGCGAGAACGGCCGCACCTGCGTCTTCCTCAACTCCGGGTTCGGTCAGCTGACCGACCATGACGCGGCCGAGCGGCTCTTACAGCAGGCGGATGCTGCCGTGGTGGGCCGGTTGGCCATTTCCAACCCGGACTTAGTGCGCCGCTGGAAGGAGGAGCTGCCGGTGGCCGCACCGGACGAATCAACCTTCTACACCGGCGGGGAGAAGGGCTACACCGACTACCCCTTTTACACGCGGTAGCCGAACGCCCCCTACTCGTACAGCGGCGCTTCGGAGCCGCCGGAGCGCTGCTCCCAGTCGAGGTTCCAGTACCCGAGCCCGTCGTACGGGGTGAGCGTGCCGCCGGCGGTGTTCTTTACTACTACTGGGTCCCCGCGCTTGACGTAGCTCTGGTACCACTTCGCGTTGTCGTAGGAGGCGTTGATGCAGCCGTGCGACTGGTTGTAGCTGCCGAGCGCGCCGATCGCCCACGGCGCGGAGTGGACGTAGATGCCCGAGTACGACAGCTGCGTCGCGTAGTCCACGCCCGTGACGTAGCCGCCCGCGTCAAGCGCGAGGCCGTACGTGCGCGAGTCCATGGTGAGCTTCTCGTTCTCGTCGCCGACGACGTACGTGCCATTGGGCGTGTCGTTCTTGTTGTCGGTGCCCAGCGAGACCGGGAACTCTTTCACCAGCGCGCCGTTGTTGTAGACGCGCAGCATCTTGTCGTAATTGTCCACGACGGTCTCCACCTTGTCGCCGATGGTGAACCCGATGTGGGTGTCGTCGCCGCCGTAGACGCCGTCGCCAAGCTTGTGCCCGTACATGCCCACGTCGACCTTGACCTCGGTGCCCGGCTCCCAGTACTCCTTCGGGCGCCACCGCAGCTCGTAGGGGTCGAGCCAGAAGAAGGCGCCGTCGGTGTCGTTCGACGTCTGCACCTTGATCAGCTTCTCCACCGCCTTGGTGTCCTTGACGGGGGCGTCGAACCGGATGGTCACTGCCTGCGCCACGCCCACCGTCGAGCCGTCGAGCGGACCGACGTAGGCGTTGAGCGTGGTGCTCGGCGTCGCGGTGGTGAAGGTGCTCACGACCTTCTGCCCCTCGGTGTCGCGCGCCTCTACCGTGTACTTGCGGCCGTAGCCCAGCGCCTCGGTGGTGGCCCACCCAGACTTGTCCTCGTTGAACTCGGCGAGCACTTCCTTGCCGTCCTCGTTCTTCATGCTCACCGCGGACAGCCCGGCAGCCGAGCTCACCTTCACCGGCTCCCCCGGCTCGACGCCCGTTGCGCCGTTGGCGACGGACACCTTCGGCGGGCGCGGGGAGGCCTTCTCCGTGGTCTTTTCCACACCCGCCGCGTCGGTGGTGTGCGCGACGGGCTCGAGGCGGTGCTCCTCCCCGATCGTGCACGACGCTAACGCCGCCGCGAGCGCGATCGCGGCGGTGCCACGCACCATTCGAAGGTGACCCACTGGCTCCCCCTCACATGACGAACAAATAAATCTCCACTACTCTAACCGCTCCGCCCGAGAATTCCACTATCCGCCGGGCCCGTGTGTTGGGCTCTCGCGTATCGACGAAACCAACGGTCTGACCTGCCGATTTCATGCCTGCGGGCGACGGTGCTACAGTTTCTCTTCGTTGCCGAGAGCGCGTGACGCCGAGGCAGCAGAGCAAAATAGAATACGCGCCATTAGCTCAATTGGTAGAGCAACTGACTCTTAATCAGTGGGTTCGGGGTTCGATTCCCTGATGGCGCACAGTAATTGAAAGGCCAGCGGGGATTTCCTGCTGGCCTTTTTCTTTTCCCACGTTCCGAGGATCGGCGGCCCGGGCATCGCGCACCTGAGAGTATGCTGAAACGTATGAAGACCGCTCTCCTGCTCGTTGACGTCCAGAACGACTTCTGCCCCGGCGGCAACCTCGCCACGGCGCGCGGCGACGAGGTCGCGTCGAAAATTGCCGAGCTCATCTCCACCCCGGACAGCCGCACCCGCGACTACGTTGCGACGGTGGCCACGCAGGACTGGCACATCGACCCGGGCGCGCACTTCTCGGAGAAGCCGGACTTCGTCGACTCCTGGCCCGTGCACTGCGTCGCGGACACGTACGGCGCGGAGATCCGCGGCCCGGTGAGGCGGGACCTCATCGACCAGTTCTTCAAGAAGGGCGAATACTCCGCCGCGTACTCCGGCTTCGAGGGGAAGAATGCCGACGGCGCGCTGTTGGGCGACTGGCTGCGCGAGCAGGGCGTGACGCACCTCGACGTCTGCGGCATCGCCACCGACTACTGCGTGCGCGCCACGGTGCTCGACGCGCTCAAGGAGGGCTTCGAGGTGCGCGTGCTGCGCGGCATGTGCTCGCCTGTCGACGACAAAGGTGGCGCCGACGCCCTTCAAGCAATGATGGACGCCGGCGCCGAGATCGTGTAGCGCTGCCGGGTTAGCGACGGGAGAGGAGCTTCTGCAGCTCCTTGAGCTCGTGCTTGCGCTTGCGGCCGTTGTAGACCTTGATGCCAATGAGCGCGGCGATGCCGATGCCGATGCCGGCGAAAACCTTCTGCACGGTCTCATCCTGCAGCCAGTCCTGGGCCTGGTTCTTCGCGTTGTCGGCGAGGGTGGACGGGTTGGTGCGGTCCGCGAGCTCGTCAAGCGTGGAAGCGAGCTGGCCGCGGGTGCGCTCGAGGTCGCGTTCGATGTCGTGGATGTCACGTGCCATGGGTGATCTAGCTCCTCTAATTGGGTGAAGTTTCGTTGCTCGGCGTTTCCGCCGCCAAGCTCCCAGCCTAGTGTAAAACGGGATGGTATGACCGATTCCACGCACCTCCAGGCGGGCGATGCCGCCCCCGCATTCGAACTGTCCAACGACCGCGGCGAGACCGTTTCGCTCGCCGACTTCGCCGGCTCCCGGGTGGTCGTCTACTTCTACCCCAAGGCCAACACGCCGGGCTGCACCACCGAGGCGTGCGACTTCACCGAGAACTTCGACCAGTTTGACGGCGCCGGTGTGAAGGTGCTCGGCATCAGCCCCGACGCACCCGAGGCCCTGGCGAAGTTCCGCGCCGACCACGACCTGTCGGTGGAGCTGCTCTCCGACCCGTCGAAGGCCACCCTCGAGGCCTACGGCGCGTACGGGGAGAAGAAGAACTACGGCAAGGTGATCCAGGGCGTCATCCGCTCGACGTTCCTCGTCAACGTCGACGAGCACGGCGCCGGCACCATCGAGCAGGCCCAGTACAACGTCAAGGCCACCGGCCACGTCAGTCGCATCCTGCGCGACTGGGACATTTAGCTGAGGCTTTTAGCAACAGTGCGCCCGGGGAGACTTGAACTCCCACGCCATAAGGCACTGGAACCTAAATCCAGCGCGTCTGCCAATTCCGCCACGGGCGCGTCGTCGAAGGATGTTACACGCCGCCGCCGCGCCGCCAATAACCGTTCGGCGCATCAAACTTTCGTTTGGTCTGCGGGCGGAGGCGGGTAAACTCTGCCGGTGTGAGCGAGGAAAAGCAGGAGGGGGCCGGAGGGTCGTCGCAACGCGAGCGCGTGAAGGTGCGTTGGTGGCACATCGTGCTGCTCGTCGCGGCGGCCGTGACCTGCCTGCTGCTCGCGCGCTGGCAGTGGCACCGCTACCAGTCCGGCTCCGGCACGTTCCAGAACCTGGGCTACGCGCTGCAATGGCCGTGCTTCGCGGCGTTCTTCGTCTACGCGTACCGCGCTGGGATGCGGATGGAGAACGAGAAGATCGACGCCGAGAACGCCGGCCTGACCATGGACGACCTCTACGAGGCGGACGAGGCGAAGTACGGCAGCGCGTCGAAGCAGCCGACGCAGATCGACGAGGATTTCCTGCCCGCCAGGCCGAAGCTGAACGTCGAAGAATACAACGAGCTCGTGGCGCCGCACCGCGAGCGCCAACACGAAGGTGAAGGGAAATCAGCATGACGCAACCGACCCAGCAAGCGCAGCAGCCGCGCATCCACCCGGAACGGCAGCGCCGCGTACAGCAGGCGCTCACGTTGTTCTCCGTCGCCGCCTGGATCACCGGTACCCTGCTGTTGCTCCTGTGTGCGCGCATGATCATGCAGTACGGGATGCACATGGACGTGCACTACCTGTCTTGGGTGGCGCGCGTGCACGGCTTCGCGTTCATGGCGTTCCTGCTCGCCTCGCTGAACCTGGGGTCGAAGGCGCGCTGGTCCGCTCTCGAGTGGTTCACCACCGCGATCTCCGGCGTGGTGCCGTTCATGTCCTTCGTCGTGGAGGCGAAGCGGCGCAAGGAAGTGAAAGAGAAGTTCCAGCTCAACTAGCGCGGGAATAATAAAAGGCCCGGTGGGAGTACCCGCCGGGCCTTCTGTATTGCCGTCCTACTTGTCGCTCGTCTTGGACAGCACCATGACGCCGACCTTCTCGGCCTGGTCGTTCTTCGGGCTGAAGGTGAGCGTGTCGCCGGAGCGCTCCGCGTCGTACTTGAGGTCCTGGTGCGTCAGCGGGTCCTCGAGCTTGAAGCTCTTATCGTCGCGCTTGCACTTTGCCTCGTTCTTCTCGCCCGAGGTCTCGGTCATCTCCCAGGAGCAGTCCTTGCCGTCGATGGTCACGGTGGCGTGGCCGCCGCCCTTGCCTTCCTGGGTGGCGGTGACGTCGCCGGACCAGGTGCCGTCGAAGTCGCCCTTCTGGCCGCAGGCGGTCAAGAGCGCGCCGGAGGCGAGGACAGTTGCTGCGAGTGCAATGGATTTCTTCATGCTTCCACTGTAACGAATTGCGTCACTTCAGCGCCGCGAGGTGCGGGGCGAGCGCCCGCAGGGCCTTGCCGCGGTGCGAGCGGGCGTTCTTCTCCTCGGCGGTGAGCTCGGCGGAGGAGCGCCCATCGGCGTCGTCGGGCAGGAAAAGCGGGTCGTAGCCGAAGCCGT encodes:
- a CDS encoding isochorismatase family protein is translated as MKTALLLVDVQNDFCPGGNLATARGDEVASKIAELISTPDSRTRDYVATVATQDWHIDPGAHFSEKPDFVDSWPVHCVADTYGAEIRGPVRRDLIDQFFKKGEYSAAYSGFEGKNADGALLGDWLREQGVTHLDVCGIATDYCVRATVLDALKEGFEVRVLRGMCSPVDDKGGADALQAMMDAGAEIV
- a CDS encoding L,D-transpeptidase, with translation MGHLRMVRGTAAIALAAALASCTIGEEHRLEPVAHTTDAAGVEKTTEKASPRPPKVSVANGATGVEPGEPVKVSSAAGLSAVSMKNEDGKEVLAEFNEDKSGWATTEALGYGRKYTVEARDTEGQKVVSTFTTATPSTTLNAYVGPLDGSTVGVAQAVTIRFDAPVKDTKAVEKLIKVQTSNDTDGAFFWLDPYELRWRPKEYWEPGTEVKVDVGMYGHKLGDGVYGGDDTHIGFTIGDKVETVVDNYDKMLRVYNNGALVKEFPVSLGTDNKNDTPNGTYVVGDENEKLTMDSRTYGLALDAGGYVTGVDYATQLSYSGIYVHSAPWAIGALGSYNQSHGCINASYDNAKWYQSYVKRGDPVVVKNTAGGTLTPYDGLGYWNLDWEQRSGGSEAPLYE
- the bcp gene encoding thioredoxin-dependent thiol peroxidase; the encoded protein is MTDSTHLQAGDAAPAFELSNDRGETVSLADFAGSRVVVYFYPKANTPGCTTEACDFTENFDQFDGAGVKVLGISPDAPEALAKFRADHDLSVELLSDPSKATLEAYGAYGEKKNYGKVIQGVIRSTFLVNVDEHGAGTIEQAQYNVKATGHVSRILRDWDI
- the lptM gene encoding LPS translocon maturation chaperone LptM, translating into MKKSIALAATVLASGALLTACGQKGDFDGTWSGDVTATQEGKGGGHATVTIDGKDCSWEMTETSGEKNEAKCKRDDKSFKLEDPLTHQDLKYDAERSGDTLTFSPKNDQAEKVGVMVLSKTSDK
- a CDS encoding IS256 family transposase, coding for MTTVSPKKSHDPARVNAISEKLMDNPELARLIGELSTSTDDASELVKGLLQASINAGLQAEMDAHLGYSHSDRKAKAQVETGRGSNHRNGSYTKTVDSGYGPIEVTMPRDRAGTFRPQMVPKGSRRLTELDDMIISLYAGGMTVRDIQHHLATTLGVDMSPDTISTITDAVLDEVMIWQNRQLDEFYPVIFLDALRVKIRDGHRVVNKACYMAVGVDIDGIKHILGLWIADNEGAAFWASVCADLANRGVQDVFIVCCDGLKGLPEAVEATWPNSMVQTCIVHLIRAANRWVSYQDRKGVSRALREVYTAPNEETARASLDAFEASELGLKCPQSVKVWRDAWERFVPFLQFPPAARRVLYTTNSIESLNAELRKATRNRGQFPNDTAALKTLWLMICNIEDKRAAQRAKKAKRDVECNGYIEGAKATGWKQAINQLAVAYPDRFADYL
- a CDS encoding DUF3817 domain-containing protein; protein product: MTQPTQQAQQPRIHPERQRRVQQALTLFSVAAWITGTLLLLLCARMIMQYGMHMDVHYLSWVARVHGFAFMAFLLASLNLGSKARWSALEWFTTAISGVVPFMSFVVEAKRRKEVKEKFQLN
- a CDS encoding alkene reductase, whose translation is MTSLFDSLDVGRMTLPNRIIMAPLTRSRAGRDGVPTSLHETYYTQRASFGLIVTEGVFPTVSRRTFPGQPGIDTAEQIAGWRRVADAVHEADGHIFMQVMNGGRLSHASLQEGTEPVAPSAIASGTAVRDFESRKDCPIPRALDTAELPGIVDEFRHAARNAIDAGMDGVEIHGANGYLLHQFLSPNSNLREDAYGGSPENRFRLVEEILRAVSNEIGADRVAIRLSPQNNIQGIEELDEADVLATYGGLLRATADLGLAYVSIMHADPAGELVAELIARARENGRTCVFLNSGFGQLTDHDAAERLLQQADAAVVGRLAISNPDLVRRWKEELPVAAPDESTFYTGGEKGYTDYPFYTR
- a CDS encoding DUF3618 domain-containing protein; the protein is MARDIHDIERDLERTRGQLASTLDELADRTNPSTLADNAKNQAQDWLQDETVQKVFAGIGIGIAALIGIKVYNGRKRKHELKELQKLLSRR